The following are encoded in a window of Impatiens glandulifera chromosome 5, dImpGla2.1, whole genome shotgun sequence genomic DNA:
- the LOC124937391 gene encoding G-type lectin S-receptor-like serine/threonine-protein kinase LECRK3 isoform X1, producing MAIPGYLITILLLSSFSSSLAQLNPQNITLGSSLTPIGTRNSTWLSPSGLYAFGFYKQQNAGIGYYVGIFLAGIPEKTVVWTANRDDPPLSSDVTLLFDTNGQLILHQPDNQNTSLMDTSSSAYASMLDSGNFILYNSNGEPIWQSFDNPTDTILPTQSLSNGKSLFSAETKINPATGYFKLSMQTDGNLVQHPVQWPETVSSSYFAAFINGLGAIGPGAIGPGAIITLNLDKNGNLYLFNSTIVLNLTQHFAADDDGKLYLMRIDPDGIFRVYSHGSNWSVVWASTTDLCAPKGLCGNNGFCVLQDNVADCRCLPGFDFVSPGNWSSGCKLDFSVNSCKSNDSQVVSPTINILPNTVWEDDSYSVVSPITQQACQQACLDDCNCQVALYKEGNCRKQRLPLRYGRRQMEDSNMALVKTQTRTGDENNDIVPPKKQEKRHPGVVMLSVASSLVGLACILLIASGFLFYRSRLNGYRTPPRMGIADLGEDIAPREFSYLELEQITDGFKEELGKGASGVVYKGTLPHNGTSIAVKKLEKVSKEGEMEFLNEMKVIGKTHHRNLLRLIGYCHDGTNKLLAVEFMSNGSLADNLFTPEKRPSWDERIRIALDVVKGILYLHEECETQIIHCDIKPQNILMDEYRVIKISDFGMAKLLQHDQTKTYTAIRGTRGYLAPEWHRNLPITVKADVYSFGIVLLEIITCRRCLNWSLPEEEAVLEEWVYSCFEAGELQKLVGEEEVDMKMLKRMVKVGIWCIQEEPSLRPTMKKVLLMLEGTVDIPVPPSPTSFFATFRDSSRTY from the coding sequence ATGGCTATTCCTGGTTATCTAATTACAATCCTTCTCCTTTCTTCTTTTAGTTCCTCTTTAGCTCAGCTGAATCCCCAAAACATAACTCTGGGATCCTCCCTAACTCCCATCGGTACTCGTAACTCCACTTGGCTATCCCCTTCCGGCCTCTACGCATTTGGATTTTACAAGCAACAGAACGCCGGCATCGGCTACTACGTCGGAATATTCCTTGCCGGAATCCCCGAGAAAACAGTCGTATGGACTGCAAATCGAGACGACCCTCCCTTATCCAGCGATGTCACTTTGCTCTTTGATACCAACGGACAGCTGATATTACACCAACCTGACAACCAAAATACCTCACTCATGGATACTTCTTCTTCGGCCTACGCCTCCATGCTCGATTCCGGCAACTTTATTCTGTACAATTCAAATGGAGAACCCATCTGGCAGAGCTTTGACAATCCAACAGATACTATTTTGCCAACCCAAAGCCTTTCCAACGGCAAAAGTCTATTCTCAGCAGAGACGAAAATAAATCCAGCAACTGGGTATTTTAAATTGTCGATGCAGACGGATGGAAATCTTGTGCAGCATCCTGTCCAATGGCCGGAAACTGTCTCAAGCTCTTACTTTGCAGCTTTCATTAATGGTCTTGGAGCAATTGGTCCTGGAGCAATTGGTCCTGGAGCAATCATAACCCTCAACCTTGATAAGAACGGAAATCTCTATTTGTTCAACTCCACCATTGTGTTAAATCTCACACAACATTTTGCTGCTGATGATGATGGGAAACTTTACTTGATGAGAATTGACCCAGATGGTATATTTAGGGTATATTCTCATGGTTCAAATTGGTCTGTTGTTTGGGCATCAACCACGGATCTTTGCGCACCAAAGGGGCTTTGTGGAAATAACGGGTTCTGCGTTTTGCAAGATAACGTGGCTGATTGTCGTTGCCTTCCCGGGTTTGATTTCGTTAGTCCTGGAAATTGGAGCTCTGGCTGCAAACTGGATTTTAGTGTCAACAGCTGCAAAAGTAATGATAGCCAAGTTGTATCTCCTACAATCAATATTCTTCCTAACACAGTTTGGGAAGATGATTCGTATTCGGTTGTTTCCCCAATAACCCAGCAAGCATGCCAACAAGCTTGTTTAGATGATTGCAATTGTCAAGTGGCACTATACAAGGAAGGAAATTGTAGGAAGCAAAGGCTTCCTTTGCGCTATGGAAGGAGGCAAATGGAAGATTCAAACATGGCTTTAGTCAAGACTCAAACAAGAACCGGtgatgaaaataatgatattgtTCCTCCTAAGAAGCAAGAAAAGAGGCATCCCGGGGTTGTTATGTTGAGCGTCGCCTCATCTCTTGTTGGTCTAGCTTGCATTCTTTTGATTGCATCTGGTTTTCTATTCTATAGAAGTCGGTTGAATGGTTATAGAACACCCCCGCGTATGGGTATAGCCGATTTAGGAGAAGATATCGCTCCACGAGAGTTCTCATACTTAGAGCTCGAGCAGATCACGGATGGGTTCAAAGAAGAATTAGGGAAAGGTGCATCAGGCGTAGTGTACAAGGGAACACTACCTCACAATGGGACATCCATAGCTGTGAAGAAGTTGGAGAAGGTTTCAAAAGAAGGGGAGATGGAATTCCTTAATGAAATGAAGGTGATTGGAAAAACCCATCATCGAAATCTCTTACGCTTAATAGGCTATTGTCACGACGGTACAAACAAACTCTTGGCAGTCGAGTTCATGAGCAATGGGTCTTTAGCCGACAACCTCTTCACGCCTGAGAAAAGGCCGTCTTGGGATGAAAGAATTAGGATTGCGCTTGACGTTGTCAAAGGAATCCTTTATTTGCACGAAGAGTGTGAGACTCAGATAATCCATTGCGATATAAAGCCTCAGAATATACTGATGGATGAGTATAGGGTGATTAAAATATCTGATTTTGGAATGGCAAAGCTTCTTCAGCATGATCAAACCAAAACCTACACTGCAATTAGGGGGACCAGAGGATACCTGGCTCCAGAATGGCACAGGAATTTGCCCATTACTGTGAAAGCAGATGTCTACAGCTTTGGGATAGTTCTTTTGGAGATCATAACTTGTCGTCGGTGTCTGAATTGGAGCCTACCCGAAGAAGAAGCTGTTCTAGAGGAATGGGTCTACTCGTGCTTTGAGGCTGGTGAACTTCAAAAGCTAGTTGGAGAGGAGGAAGTGGACATGAAGATGCTAAAAAGGATGGTGAAAGTGGGAATTTGGTGCATACAAGAGGAGCCATCACTTAGGCCTACTATGAAGAAGGTTCTTCTCATGTTGGAAGGGACCGTGGATATTCCGGTGCCTCCTAGCCCAACTTCCTTCTTTGCAACATTTAGGGATTCCAGCCGCACTTATTGA
- the LOC124937391 gene encoding G-type lectin S-receptor-like serine/threonine-protein kinase LECRK3 isoform X2, whose translation MAIPGYLITILLLSSFSSSLAQLNPQNITLGSSLTPIGTRNSTWLSPSGLYAFGFYKQQNAGIGYYVGIFLAGIPEKTVVWTANRDDPPLSSDVTLLFDTNGQLILHQPDNQNTSLMDTSSSAYASMLDSGNFILYNSNGEPIWQSFDNPTDTILPTQSLSNGKSLFSAETKINPATGYFKLSMQTDGNLVQHPVQWPETVSSSYFAAFINGLGAIGPGAIGPGAIITLNLDKNGNLYLFNSTIVLNLTQHFAADDDGKLYLMRIDPDGIFRVYSHGSNWSVVWASTTDLCAPKGLCGNNGFCVLQDNVADCRCLPGFDFVSPGNWSSGCKLDFSVNSCKSNDSQVVSPTINILPNTVWEDDSYSVVSPITQQACQQACLDDCNCQVALYKEGNCRKQRLPLRYGRRQMEDSNMALVKTQTRTGDENNDIVPPKKQEKRHPGVVMLSVASSLVGLACILLIASGFLFYRSRLNGYRTPPRMGIADLGEDIAPREFSYLELEQITDGFKEELGKGASGVVYKGTLPHNGTSIAVKKLEKVSKEGEMEFLNEMKVIGKTHHRNLLRLIGYCHDGTNKLLAVEFMSNGSLADNLFTPEKRPSWDERIRIALDVVKGILYLHEECETQIIHCDIKPQNILMDEYRVIKISDFGMAKLLQHDQTKTYTAIRGTRGYLAPEWHRNLPITVKADVYSFGIVLLEIITCRRCLNWSLPEEEAVLEEWVYSCFEAGELQKLVGEEEVDMKMLKRMVKVGIWCIQEEPSLRPTMKKVLLMLEGTVDIPVPPSPTSFFATFRDSSRTY comes from the coding sequence ATGGCTATTCCTGGTTATCTAATTACAATCCTTCTCCTTTCTTCTTTTAGTTCCTCTTTAGCTCAGCTGAATCCCCAAAACATAACTCTGGGATCCTCCCTAACTCCCATCGGTACTCGTAACTCCACTTGGCTATCCCCTTCCGGCCTCTACGCATTTGGATTTTACAAGCAACAGAACGCCGGCATCGGCTACTACGTCGGAATATTCCTTGCCGGAATCCCCGAGAAAACAGTCGTATGGACTGCAAATCGAGACGACCCTCCCTTATCCAGCGATGTCACTTTGCTCTTTGATACCAACGGACAGCTGATATTACACCAACCTGACAACCAAAATACCTCACTCATGGATACTTCTTCTTCGGCCTACGCCTCCATGCTCGATTCCGGCAACTTTATTCTGTACAATTCAAATGGAGAACCCATCTGGCAGAGCTTTGACAATCCAACAGATACTATTTTGCCAACCCAAAGCCTTTCCAACGGCAAAAGTCTATTCTCAGCAGAGACGAAAATAAATCCAGCAACTGGGTATTTTAAATTGTCGATGCAGACGGATGGAAATCTTGTGCAGCATCCTGTCCAATGGCCGGAAACTGTCTCAAGCTCTTACTTTGCAGCTTTCATTAATGGTCTTGGAGCAATTGGTCCTGGAGCAATTGGTCCTGGAGCAATCATAACCCTCAACCTTGATAAGAACGGAAATCTCTATTTGTTCAACTCCACCATTGTGTTAAATCTCACACAACATTTTGCTGCTGATGATGATGGGAAACTTTACTTGATGAGAATTGACCCAGATGGTATATTTAGGGTATATTCTCATGGTTCAAATTGGTCTGTTGTTTGGGCATCAACCACGGATCTTTGCGCACCAAAGGGGCTTTGTGGAAATAACGGGTTCTGCGTTTTGCAAGATAACGTGGCTGATTGTCGTTGCCTTCCCGGGTTTGATTTCGTTAGTCCTGGAAATTGGAGCTCTGGCTGCAAACTGGATTTTAGTGTCAACAGCTGCAAAAGTAATGATAGCCAAGTTGTATCTCCTACAATCAATATTCTTCCTAACACAGTTTGGGAAGATGATTCGTATTCGGTTGTTTCCCCAATAACCCAGCAAGCATGCCAACAAGCTTGTTTAGATGATTGCAATTGTCAAGTGGCACTATACAAGGAAGGAAATTGTAGGAAGCAAAGGCTTCCTTTGCGCTATGGAAGGAGGCAAATGGAAGATTCAAACATGGCTTTAGTCAAGACTCAAACAAGAACCGGtgatgaaaataatgatattgtTCCTCCTAAGAAGCAAGAAAAGAGGCATCCCGGGGTTGTTATGTTGAGCGTCGCCTCATCTCTTGTTGGTCTAGCTTGCATTCTTTTGATTGCATCTGGTTTTCTATTCTATAGAAGTCGGTTGAATGGTTATAGAACACCCCCGCGTATGGGTATAGCCGATTTAGGAGAAGATATCGCTCCACGAGAGTTCTCATACTTAGAGCTCGAGCAGATCACGGATGGGTTCAAAGAAGAATTAGGGAAAGGTGCATCAGGCGTAGTGTACAAGGGAACACTACCTCACAATGGGACATCCATAGCTGTGAAGAAGTTGGAGAAGGTTTCAAAAGAAGGGGAGATGGAATTCCTTAATGAAATGAAGGTGATTGGAAAAACCCATCATCGAAATCTCTTACGCTTAATAGGCTATTGTCACGACGGTACAAACAAACTCTTGGCAGTCGAGTTCATGAGCAATGGGTCTTTAGCCGACAACCTCTTCACGCCTGAGAAAAGGCCGTCTTGGGATGAAAGAATTAGGATTGCGCTTGACGTTGTCAAAGGAATCCTTTATTTGCACGAAGAGTGTGAGACTCAGATAATCCATTGCGATATAAAGCCTCAGAATATACTGATGGATGAGTATAGGGTGATTAAAATATCTGATTTTGGAATGGCAAAGCTTCTTCAGCATGATCAAACCAAAACCTACACTGCAATTAGGGGGACCAGAGGATACCTGGCTCCAGAATGGCACAGGAATTTGCCCATTACTGTGAAAGCAGATGTCTACAGCTTTGGGATAGTTCTTTTGGAGATCATAACTTGTCGTCGGTGTCTGAATTGGAGCCTACCCGAAGAAGAAGCTGTTCTAGAGGAATGGGTCTACTCGTGCTTTGAGGCTGGTGAACTTCAAAAGCTAGTTGGAGAGGAGGAAGTGGACATGAAGATGCTAAAAAGGATGGTGAAAGTGGGAATTTGGTGCATACAAGAGGAGCCATCACTTAGGCCTACTATGAAGAAGGTTCTTCTCATGTTGGAAGGGACCGTGGATATTCCG